A stretch of DNA from Candidatus Nomurabacteria bacterium:
TACTGGTGATCTGTTGGAGTGACATGCCCGTCCTGAACTTTTCCTAATGGTTCGATTGAGCCAAGTTGCTCCATCGGGATTGGATAGCTTGTAAAGGATACGCTATCCTTTTTTTCGCATCTGTCTGAGTATTGCCTGGCGAACTCTCCTTGCTGGACTTCATTCTGGTTATTTGAGCTCCGTTGGTTGGAGTTACTCTCTTTATTATCTTTTTTCGTAACTAATAATGTGGCGACCACTGCTCCCGCTAAGAGTATTGCTAAGCCTAAGGCGATTAGCAGGATCTTCTTTTTGTTTTGAATTTTATTTTTTGTTGGTTGTAATTCTTGATTATCTGGTTTCATACCATAAGCTTAATACAAATGGTGAGATAAAAACTAGATATAAAGGGTAAGACACTTATTTAGCCGATTTGCTTCATTATTTTGTCTGTTTCTACTAGTACTTTTATGATTCTTTGGTAGTGATCTATGTCGTCATTATTTAACTTTCTGCCCTTTCGGTCTTTTAGCCATTTTTGAGCTGGTTGGTAGCCTCCAATGTAGAAGTTCCAAGCTACCTCTGGGACGTTTCCGAAGTATTGCTCGCTATTAATATATACTTGGCCGTCTTCATATTTAACTTGCTCTACTTCGTCTGTGCCGGGTTCTGGATAAGTTGTGATGTAATCTTCTAAAGATGGATCTGTCATTAGGTGCAAAGCTCTAAGTTTCGTTCCAAAATCTTTAAACTTAACAAACCCGGCGTCGTCTTTTGGTATTGGTACTCTGGGAAAGTCTATTTTTAGGAATTCTTTATATTTTTCTCGATAACTTGGCGAATGCAGAACGCCATAAATGTAATCTAAAACATCTTCCGGCTGATATTCCGATTTTAAGTTTTTATTAAGCTTAGCAAGTTCACCTAAGTTGAAGTTTGGAGTTTTTGTTCCGTCATTATGGTAGAGGTAGAGCGGAATAAGATAATTATTGTCTAGGGCTGTTATCGTGGTTGGCTCCATGGTCATTAGTTCACTTACAAATATGAAGCCCCAGGCTCTGTCGCTCCTAGATCTTCTTATGGTCACAAGGCCTAGGTTGGTTTTTTTTGCCATATGTTTCATAAGGTTGAAGCGATCTCTTTTTAGTGCCATGCTTTCGTAAAGTATCCACCTTTCATCAAATGGTCTAAACTTGATTTTGAGATAATTATCTTCTTTATTTTGGGTTGACTTGAATCTGTCTAGTCGCCAACCACTTGTGTCTGTTAGGTTATATTTATGCCTGATATAGTTTTCGTCAGAGTTGGCCAATACTTCAGAAACCCTATTCATTAGTGTATTCTTATCTATGTCAATTATAAGATGATCTTTGCCAGTATGTATTCCGCTTGAATTGAGGACAAAGAGTTGATTAAGTGATATGTAATTATCGTAATCTTTTTGTAGTATAAAATCTTTTGGCACGAAGAAGTGTGCTGGAGCTGGGGCTTCTAGCTTACTAAACTTAATGTCTTTATTTAATAGGGAACTAAACTTAATTTTACGTTTTCCGTAGAGTTCGGAGTGGTATATTTCGCCAAGTTGATTATTTTTCTTTTTGCCAAATTTTATCATAAATACAATTGAAACACCCTGCATAATATCGAAGACGTTTTCATCTTTAGTTCCATCGGGAGAAGTTTCTTTCTTTTTACTATTTCCGTGCAGATCTACTACAAGAATTTTGTCAAAAGTTTGGAGGAGGTGTTTTCTCATTTGGCGGTGCGTTATTCCGTCTATGTAGCTGTTGTTGGTAATCATTGCTACAATTCCCTCGCCATTTTTAGCAATTTGATCTTCTGCAAAGCGAATAAACTTAATATAGTCATCATCTAAATTTATTTTTCGCTCGTTTAGATCTTTCTTATAATCTTTAATTAAGTTTAGGATGTGATCACCTTTATTATTGCTACTGATTGAATATGGTGGGTTGCCGATTATGACCATGATTGGTTTTTCGTGTTTGATCTCTGCGGCTTTAGCACTTTCTTGGGTCACGGCTTCTGCTAGGCCGTAGCTGAATAGATCTGGTTGGCGTGGGATGCCTTCTTCAAGTGTGTTAGTTAGATAAACCCCGAGACGGTCTGTATAGTCCATCAGTCCTGTTTCTTGTAGCGTCATGCCAAGTTTGAGGTGGGCAATGGTGTATGGAGCCATCATTAGCTCAAAACCATGTAGGCGCGGGAGTAAATCACGCTCAGCGTAGCTTGGCCAACAGCCTTCTTGCCCCTCAAAGCCTTCATAAATGAATTTGATAGTTTCGTTTAAGAAAGTAGCAGTTCCGACTGCTGGGTCCAAGATTTGTACACGGTGTATTTGGTTCTTAAATCTTTTACCAGATGCGTCCTTTGTTATATGATCAATTTTGCTTGTGTCGGCTAAACCTTTACCAAGCTTAAACTCCTCTTTAAGAATTCTATCCACTTGGTTGATCATAAACTTAACAACTGGAATTGGTGTATAGTAGGCGCCCATTCGTTTGCGTTCTAGTGGGTCATACTCTTTTAGAAAGTCTTCATAAAAGTGGATTATTGGGTCTTTTTCGTCTCCTTGACCATCTCCAAATTCAATAAGTTTAAGGTGTTTTTTGATTAATTCTTTAACGTTACTAACTTGAAAAACTTCGCAAAGCTCATCGACAATGTAGCCTAGTCTGTCATCAAACTCAGAGCCAGCAATGTGATCGAAAAATTTACGTAAGAAAGGGTTTGATTTAGGAACTAGGTCGCGTGCCTCCTGGCGAGTAAAGTTATCTGGAGTTCTGTCTCCATAACGAGCTACGAATAAGCCGTAGACGAGTGTTTGGGCGTACATATCTGCAAATTTTTCCTTACTAAGATCATGCACTAACAATTCCTTCATCATGCTATACATCTTTTCGAGCTCTTGGTTGCGCTCATGCTCGTCATCTAGATACAGCGATACATTGTCGCGAATACGACGTGCCTTACCTCCCATGATTTCGGCAAGACGGCGTCCTGATTTAATTTGCTCTGGAGGAAGCTCTAAAAATTCTTTTAGCTCGCGTACGAGTTCTTCGGAGTTCTCGGGGTTTAAGCTTAAGTGGCCATCTTTAAGTTTACCGAGACTGATGGTTTTGTATTTTTCACCATTCTTAAAGAAGCGGAACTCAAGGTAGTCGGTCAAGAACAAATTCGCGTAACCATGGTAGCGCTCCATTTGTTCGGTCTTTTCAGTTTTATCTAGGATGTCAGGTTTGATGTCTTTTGCTTCGGCATACCCTTTTATAATTTTAGAGTTGGATCTTTTTAAAAACACAAAGTCAGGCATGCCGTGCTGGGAGCGCTTAGGGTCGTTGACTGCGCTAGTGTCGTCAAAGCTCTCCATGAGTTCTTTAAGCGCAGGACGATAAGCATGCTCGCCTGCTTGCCCTGAGCTGAAGTAACGTTCAACCTCGTTTAAGTATTTGGATATTAGTCCTTGGGGGTTCATTAAGGCTTAATTATAGCATCGTTTGGATTGATTTTATTTGGAATATTTGTTAGAATAAATTGTATCCAATAGTTGTCTCTAACTGTCGGGGAATTACATCCAAGAGCAACCCTCATCACTGAGGGTTGTTTTATTTTCGATGTTTTAGCTCTTTACCCCATATGTCAGCATCAAGATTAAGAATATCTATATACCCATTTGCTCCAGTTCTTAGCTCAGAAGAGATATTGTTTTTGGATGAGTAAACGTATACTTTTTTCTTTTTATTTCTGGCGAATCTTACTAAAGCTAAAAAGTCTGAATCTCCACTAAAGAGTATTGCCTCATTGTATTTATCAATTTTATTTATAAAGTCTATAGCCATCTCTACATCCATGTTTCCTTTTTCTTCAATAACTATCCTTTTGCTAGAGGTTACCTTGATCTGTTTAAGTGGTTTCTTTCGAACAATAAACTTTAGTGCTTTTTGAAGGTAGACGTAGAACTTAAATTTGCCTTCTATACTATACTCTCTTGTTTTTTGAAGTGGGTACGCATCGTAGTAGTACACCACAATTCTACTCGCATTATGTTCGGTTTTTAGAAAACTTTTAAGCTTAGATAGGTCAAACATCCTGCCCTTAGCTTTTTGTACTGCCCAGAGATTAGAGGCATCTATAAAAACGTAAACTGTTTTGCTGGTTTTTCGGGAATTGTTCATAAAATAGGTATCTTTTAGGGATATATATGAGTTAGATTATAGCAACGCTTGGATTAGTCCCAAGAATAGTGGGTGGGGGTTGTTTGGGCGGGATTTGAATTCTGGGTGGTACTGCACTCCGACATAAAATGGGTGGTTAAGTTTATGGTCTGCTTCTAGAATCTCTGGAAGGTCGCTTTCTGGGTTGGTTCCGCTAAGCTTAAGTCCGGCTTCTTCTAATATTTCTAAATATTTTGAGTTGATTTCGTAGCGGTGGCGATGACGCTCTTTTATGAGCTTTTGATTGTAGATATTTTTAGCTAGACTACCTTCTGCTAGTTTGCAGTCGTAGTTGCCGAGGCGCATTGTGCCACCGGTTCCCTCTTTGCCTTTTTGGTCTTGCATAGTGTGCACGACTGGGTCCTTAGTTTCTGGATCGAATTCTATAGAGTTTGCCGAATCTAGTCCTGCTCTTCTAGCGGCAGCGATAGCTGCAACTTGTAGGCCGAGGCAGATTCCTAAATATGGGATCTTATTTTTAAAGGCGTAATCGGCGGCTTTGATTTTGCCCTCAATCCCTCTGCTTCCAAAACCTCCGGGTATGAGAATTCCATCAACATCTGCTAAAGCCTCTTTTAGGTAATTATCATCTGTTTCGATTTTTTCTGCATTTATTGGCTTAATCTTAACAGTCGCTCTACTGTGCCAACCGGCAATTCTTAATGATTCGTTTACAGAATAATAACTATCTTCGTTGTCGGCATATTTAATAACCATGCCAATAGTGACAGTCTTCTTTTTGCTTTTTGCAATTTTAGTAGTAATATCCTCCCATTTGCTAAGATCTGCTTTTGTTTCGCCTAATCCTAGCCTCTCCGAAATGAAGTTGCCAATGCCTTGGAGCTCTAAGCTTAAGGGTACTTGGTAAATGCTTTCGGCATTAGGCAACATGGCAATGGCGTTTTCTTGGGCTCCGCTAAACAGGGCTAACTTCTTTTTTGCAGAAAGAGGTGCTGGGCGCTCGGAGCGTGCGAGGACGAGCTCTGGGAAGATTCCGACTGAACGTAAATCTTTAAGAGCATTTTGGGCGGGTTTTGTTTTGAACTCTTTTGATGTATCGAGATATGGAATGTAGACGGCGTGCGCGAATAATGTGTTTTCGCGACCGTTTTCTATTCCGATCTCTCTAATGGCCTCTAAAAAGGTCGTTGCCTCGATATCTCCAACTGTTCCACCAACTTCGACAATGTGCACATCAAAATCTTGGCCTGCTTCTTTTATCTTCTTCTTCATAAGATCAGTTACATGCGGGACAAATTGGACAGTCCTACCAAGATATTTGCCTGCTCGTTCGTCCTCTAGGACTTCTCTAATGACGCGTCCACTCATCAGTGAGCTCTGTTGGGTTAGCTCTTGATCTAAATACCTTTCGTAGTGACCTAAATCTAAGTCAGTTTCAGCACCATCCAATGTTACAAAGCACTCACCATGTTCGGCTGGGTTAAGAGTTCCGGAATCTACATTTAGATATGGATCACATTTTTGGATATTTACTTTTAAGCCTTTGGCTTTTAGGATTGCTCCAATAGAGGCTGATGCGATTCCTTTGCCTATTCCGCTAAGTACTCCACCTGTTACAAAAATGAATTTGGGTATTTTTTGTTGCTCAGTCATTAGTAATTTCTATAAATATCTATAGATCCATCAATAGGTTATTAGTATAAAGCTTTATGTGCTTAAGTT
This window harbors:
- a CDS encoding N-6 DNA methylase translates to MNPQGLISKYLNEVERYFSSGQAGEHAYRPALKELMESFDDTSAVNDPKRSQHGMPDFVFLKRSNSKIIKGYAEAKDIKPDILDKTEKTEQMERYHGYANLFLTDYLEFRFFKNGEKYKTISLGKLKDGHLSLNPENSEELVRELKEFLELPPEQIKSGRRLAEIMGGKARRIRDNVSLYLDDEHERNQELEKMYSMMKELLVHDLSKEKFADMYAQTLVYGLFVARYGDRTPDNFTRQEARDLVPKSNPFLRKFFDHIAGSEFDDRLGYIVDELCEVFQVSNVKELIKKHLKLIEFGDGQGDEKDPIIHFYEDFLKEYDPLERKRMGAYYTPIPVVKFMINQVDRILKEEFKLGKGLADTSKIDHITKDASGKRFKNQIHRVQILDPAVGTATFLNETIKFIYEGFEGQEGCWPSYAERDLLPRLHGFELMMAPYTIAHLKLGMTLQETGLMDYTDRLGVYLTNTLEEGIPRQPDLFSYGLAEAVTQESAKAAEIKHEKPIMVIIGNPPYSISSNNKGDHILNLIKDYKKDLNERKINLDDDYIKFIRFAEDQIAKNGEGIVAMITNNSYIDGITHRQMRKHLLQTFDKILVVDLHGNSKKKETSPDGTKDENVFDIMQGVSIVFMIKFGKKKNNQLGEIYHSELYGKRKIKFSSLLNKDIKFSKLEAPAPAHFFVPKDFILQKDYDNYISLNQLFVLNSSGIHTGKDHLIIDIDKNTLMNRVSEVLANSDENYIRHKYNLTDTSGWRLDRFKSTQNKEDNYLKIKFRPFDERWILYESMALKRDRFNLMKHMAKKTNLGLVTIRRSRSDRAWGFIFVSELMTMEPTTITALDNNYLIPLYLYHNDGTKTPNFNLGELAKLNKNLKSEYQPEDVLDYIYGVLHSPSYREKYKEFLKIDFPRVPIPKDDAGFVKFKDFGTKLRALHLMTDPSLEDYITTYPEPGTDEVEQVKYEDGQVYINSEQYFGNVPEVAWNFYIGGYQPAQKWLKDRKGRKLNNDDIDHYQRIIKVLVETDKIMKQIG
- a CDS encoding NYN domain-containing protein, yielding MNNSRKTSKTVYVFIDASNLWAVQKAKGRMFDLSKLKSFLKTEHNASRIVVYYYDAYPLQKTREYSIEGKFKFYVYLQKALKFIVRKKPLKQIKVTSSKRIVIEEKGNMDVEMAIDFINKIDKYNEAILFSGDSDFLALVRFARNKKKKVYVYSSKNNISSELRTGANGYIDILNLDADIWGKELKHRK
- a CDS encoding CTP synthase, whose product is MTEQQKIPKFIFVTGGVLSGIGKGIASASIGAILKAKGLKVNIQKCDPYLNVDSGTLNPAEHGECFVTLDGAETDLDLGHYERYLDQELTQQSSLMSGRVIREVLEDERAGKYLGRTVQFVPHVTDLMKKKIKEAGQDFDVHIVEVGGTVGDIEATTFLEAIREIGIENGRENTLFAHAVYIPYLDTSKEFKTKPAQNALKDLRSVGIFPELVLARSERPAPLSAKKKLALFSGAQENAIAMLPNAESIYQVPLSLELQGIGNFISERLGLGETKADLSKWEDITTKIAKSKKKTVTIGMVIKYADNEDSYYSVNESLRIAGWHSRATVKIKPINAEKIETDDNYLKEALADVDGILIPGGFGSRGIEGKIKAADYAFKNKIPYLGICLGLQVAAIAAARRAGLDSANSIEFDPETKDPVVHTMQDQKGKEGTGGTMRLGNYDCKLAEGSLAKNIYNQKLIKERHRHRYEINSKYLEILEEAGLKLSGTNPESDLPEILEADHKLNHPFYVGVQYHPEFKSRPNNPHPLFLGLIQALL